Proteins encoded by one window of Nicotiana tabacum cultivar K326 chromosome 10, ASM71507v2, whole genome shotgun sequence:
- the LOC107792969 gene encoding tetraspanin-19: MTRMARSCMQSLLKVVNSAIGMVGIAMILYALWMFRVWHKQMGPTPPPFFGPDAPAPWFIYSTLGLGITLCVVTCSGHIAAETASGCCLYIYMVFVFLLLMIEAAVTVDVFLNRNWEEDFPEDTTGNFDELKHFLKENFDICKWVGLSVVTVQAVSILLAMILKALGPHPERYHYESDDDYIPDRVPLLKNYVPSPSYVVGDPVYGSKNDAWNIRINSKASR, from the exons ATGACGAGGATGGCGAGGAGTTGCATGCAGTCATTGCTAAAAGTGGTAAATTCGGCGATTGGAATGGTTGGGATCGCGATGATATTGTACGCCCTTTGGATGTTTAGGGTTTGGCATAAGCAGATGGGTCCCACTCCTCCCCCTTTCTTTGGCCCTGATGCCCCTGCTCCATG GTTCATTTACTCAACACTTGGTCTTGGAATAACTTTGTGCGTAGTCACGTGTTCGGGTCACATTGCTGCAGAGACGGCTAGTGGCTGTTGCTTGTATATT TACATGGTTTTTGTGTTCCTACTTCTCATGATAGAAGCAGCTGTGACAGTAGACGTATTCCTTAACAGAAATTGGGAAGAG GACTTCCCCGAGGACACAACTGGGAATTTCGATGAGCTCAAACACTTCTTGAAAGAGAACTTTGACATTTGTAAATGGGTAGGTTTGTCAGTAGTGACTGTGCAG GCGGTAAGTATATTATTGGCGATGATCCTCAAAGCTCTAGGACCACATCCGGAAAGGTATCATTATGAGAGTGATGATGACTATATTCCAGACCGAGTCCCACTATTGAAGAATTATGTTCCTTCACCTTCTTATGTTGTTGGTGACCCTGTGTATGGATCTAAGAATGATGCTTGGAATATCAGAATTAACAGCAAG GCAAGCAGATGA